The sequence taaatccgaagattcaaaattttatcggcattataatggaaattaaaaagtataattaaaaaatcacaaatctttatttcaaatatttaaattacagaagAATTAAGAATTCTGCATGTGGTGTTGATGCAAATATGGTTATAAATATTAACAAGAGTAGGTTTGTGTAATGAAGGTGTAGAacataaaatagcaaaatatcgatgaataattagattttaaaagcacaaaatcGAAGAAGATCTAGATTTCAAAGGCACAAGATCAAAGAATAACTAGGTATTAAAGACACAAAATCGAAGAAGATCTAGGTTTCAAATGCGCAAGATCGAAGAATAACTAGGttttaaagacacatttttgtTAAGCTATTTATAGAATTTGGTGCGCAAAATATATGTCTGATtgcttaagaaaaattattgcacaaaacaaaaaattaaagcaacataTACACAAATAATGGCAAATATTGAATTGATTTCATAtgtaaatttcagtttcatttatataACATGCAAAGAAAGTAATGCTTCTTAAGTATttcacaaagaaaattaaaattatacaatgaaagatatattttctgaatGACTTATTACCCTAGTAATGCATACATTGTATAATTAATAGagagtaaaattttaacaaagaaaaattaacatttgaaagttttaaaagtcAAATACGTTGCATTATTAagcattacaaatttaatttaacataaaaatgtctttgttgtatataatatattcttatccTGGTTCTTTAAGTCCGTTTTTGAGAATCAAAAGTCACTTACTTTTACGTTTGAAACTTTGTTCTGGATACATCCATATAtctaaataaagagaaaaaatttaattaagtattaattattaaactttgacTGTAATATCGTTACTAAGTaaagataaacaaattattttcttacaaaaaatatctaacattataaatatatgagaagatttaaaatttctttttagttattgtttaaatttttcttccttcagactattcgatattttttatttaatttacagcaATAAGCAAAGGatagaaaattatgcattttttttctcatagatgAATAATAGTAGGtacttattttgaaagattttctaaaaataggaATATTATTGTGgcatgcatttcaattttctataaattaatggCTTTCAGTCCTAAcagataatgtaaaatataatttaagacgtttcatactaatattttaatagctgGATATGTCAATATCGTCATTATCACACTGGCCGCCAAAATGACGTTTAAATGAGGGTagatttaaagttaatttcaagTTTCATTTCTTCGTTTTATTTCGATATAGTATTAACacttgaaattttacaattacatttatattaattttaaataaattgtacatttcttatttcagttatcTTGAATATGTGCATGTTTTCGtgaaatccaaaatattaataaaatttaatttttcttcttattcatttgacgataaataatttctaaaattatttatgactGCAGCAGtgcaataaatgttattttattgaaatcaaccAGAACATTTTCGAAACAGcttgtaaaaagtaaaattgttcatcgaagcttattataaaaataaagattgaccaaaacatttaattttttttttttttttttttacaaaattatatattatattatattctggCTGGGCTGTAAGTTCATTTCATTATACTAAAAATCTACACTCATTGATGTTATACGTTTACATTAAAAAGTATCAATGTAATGAAACCTTAAATAATTAGTGCGAGAAATCTTTACTTGgaacattaaaatgtatatttgttttatgctttggaaaaaatgaaacttttaatatcaTACTATTTAGCTATAAGTGTGATATCTTCTTTCAAATGTGATCattccttatatttaatttattcatgcaCATTGGTTTTAATATTCTCCATCAAAATGCAATCACAATgtcacaaattcatttaaatttcatttgaaaacactAAAACAATATCTTCTGGTTTTAGTTCTTATAAATTCCTACCAtctgatatataaataaagaatcaatGTTAATTTGAATTCTCAAATAGGAGAATTCAAATTAACATTGATCGGAGGAGTTCTATTGTaagtttcattaaaagaaaattggaaaagttttctaaaatcaTCTAACTAAACtatctttcttcttttatatatatatatttaatctttaaattctttgaattgtagtaccaaaataatttttaaaagattaaacttACCTGCTTTCGTTTTTCTTCAGAGTAATAAAGTTCAGAATTTTCATCGCAACGTCCGATTCCATTTGGAAGATATCTTTTAACACATTCATTGTAAGCATTCTGAtactaaaataaagcaaaataatagagtcaataaatcaaaaaatataagaaaggttTTCATGTTAATATTCGGTACTTAGTACCTGTGAATTTTTCGAATCTGGacagttttatgaaaattaacaacctttaaaaacattttggaatcgattttattttaaaaataagcataattttaaatagatgctgtataaatttgaattaaaggttaaattttatttcgaaaaattcaaaTACTCAGGCTTTCGAAGGctctaaaaattaaacaattgcaTACCATAATATTCAGTATAATACACCAATATATTCAGTATAATACTAGTAATAGTATATATTCAGTACATCGTTTAAAAATTGGCCAATAATTATTTcactaaacaatttaaatatttaatattgaagagATATAATAAAACACTTTATTCATATCTTTATATGCACTATGATTCGTATAACAAATTACACACAAAATATGGAAGCTAATGCTTTCATATTAAAGTTAAGCCATCAGAAACAtgtattttttacagatttttttttttgaaattaaagttactaacttaaaaaaaaattatatacatttaataaataagtgtAGTATTATTTACATCGAAATTACAACTCtcttatatattgtttataactCTTGGTGAAAAATTATACTCCTATGTGTGATCTCTGACTTAAGAATGGCCAAAAACTAACTTAATTTGTTCGAATGGGTTAGTATATTCTACTTAAtggatataataatttatttataatctttcgAACAGAAAAACTcggattctatttaaaataataaaaatttgataaacaaattaatataaaaaaaacccaatggaatatttttaatgatatttaaggtTAGTGTATATTCCACATAATaagcataataatatatttatatctttctagaaagaaaaattgGGATTCTATTTAGAATAACACGAAATTGATAagtaaatgaatagaaaaaaaacattattaaatattattaataatatttctttaataatgaaattctcAAATTACTGGCTCTGAGAGCTTGTCATTGCAATGCAGAATTCCGTCACATAGCTGTTGATCCCcagctgtaaaaaaaaagtataatatttttatttgataattgaaaggaaattatataaatagaagcttatttccattttttaatactaCTGGATTTATTCAcaataattttccataaattaatatataaaacatttttagattcatatatcaatttatttattgcttttttatatattatttcctaattgcctattttatgtttatttattccgTCTTCctagctaaaataataaaataatttttttttatatttaagaagcaGAAtctatgatatggaataattttataactatagaATTGTTAATTAtgcagaaatataattataaattgtaatttgaaaacattatccATATTTAGGTATATGAAGTATTTTATGTGTTGAATCCAGTGCgaaatttgccaattttttttttgaacatcgaaacaaactatttataaactctaaaacaaataataaatttatgaaatattcactttttaatgaTCTGGATGGAACTTTTGTTTCTAACAcaaaatttcttcgaaaataaatgaatattgcaaatacattcatatataaaacatattttcacgAGTAATATTTTCAGTATACAAAAGTATAATTCTTCAGTTCAAAAAGATCAGAacattatataatacattataaaaagtaaaatattttctataattagtttataaaattacctcattacaaaaaacaattaattctttAGACAAACATTATTACACAAGATCAAGTAAAaggacaaaattttatatattatctttcagCAATTAATAATGATGCTCTCAGAGAAGAGcgttgaagaaaaaataataaatgatattaatctTTTGACAATttcttaacaattaattaaatatttaagacattattatgaaaatgcaaggaatgaaaaaaaataacaaaataaattttattatcaatacttAAGGTGTCTGAAATGTTTAATATGTAAGTTTAAAAGGAACAtgttgatgttttaaaaatgtaagcatGGTTTTGAAAAGacaacaatgattttatttttagtgaaaattttaagGATAAGTCATTCTTTCTGCGTGGAGATAGATGTAAAAGAATCTAAAACTTGTATTTAGGAACCCTATTCTTCAATCAaacagtgatttttttatattgatcaaaatatgataaagtccaattaaaattatattataagttaaaaacCGCCTTaagattattaatcaaaaacagaaaaatatctcTCGTCCCAATCTTTTGTTTTCTTGTTTCTATCACTATCGAAACAATATACAGTATTACCTATATCTTCTGCTATTCGCGtttttaatacatcaaattttcagtaCTTAAACCAATAAtccatttcgaatttttatttccaataatccAACtcattttacaattcaaaatataaataataagttatattttcaattctgtaaTAGAAACTAAATAATTGGAGTATATAATACAAAGACGAATCAgccataaattatatatttcgggACAAGTGTTAATTTCACCGAAGATTGCAGAAATCTTTATACactgcttttgaaaaaaaatcgttattctttaataaatttttatgatatagatTGGAACAGAATTGTGAACTGTTCAGTCTtaggaataagaaaaatattttttgtatagttGAAATAATGGCCTCTGAAATCTATGAGgcacaacaaaatttaaaagtctATCCAATACGTAATATATAAGAGAGGAAACCAAAATCAGCTGTGCCTTCACAATCCAAAGCAGGAAGTATAAACAGAGATTTTGTAATAGAAATACAATATTCTGTTTACTGTTTAGCAactcaaaaaaaattcataaataaaactattgaaatattaaccatttttCAATAAGTCAAAAATTTCAATCTCAACTGCtagtttcaataatttgaatcaaataagATAAACAATAAGTTTATTCTTGTATTCCATCTCAACAATCAGTGTAATGAATCAGAAAGTGCTTGTTATTTGCCAGAAGAATCAAATGTCAgagaaatttcacttaatttaatgaatgtaataaGCGAAtctattaaggaataaaaaatatactcacACATGGAGACACAGTTGACTATCTGTGCAACTTCTTCATTTGGATCTCCCTTAGTCAACACACAGCTTGCGATTAAACAAACTGAGAAAAATGATGCGATACGATAAGtctgcattttctttattcttggaaaatacttctatttggataaaaaaaaaacaatttcagtaATTAGctattactataaataataaaaacagagtTGCAAATTTGTttcttagttttataaaaaaaaacattacaaagaatgaaaacaatttttgatgCTACTCATTACTCAGACCTCGTTCTTACTTGAGAAATCagaatctatatttttccatgctttggctatatttttaaaaaatataatttttttgtgctaatttcaaatatatatttttccgagaaaaagaatttatgattttaagtttcttttacgtggaaaatttaatgcaaaattaatttatgtaggtaattatttgaattcaaaccattattagaaagttatttaatctgaatttaaaagtttaatcatgctttttttcatgaatgttcatcaaatgaaattaaaaacgaattttcaattttgatctGACAGAAAACATAGGGAAAAATTCAGGGTACAAAATTCAgagattaattttgtaattaatgaatgAGCACCACTTACCAATGAGACTTACATTAAAAATGAGATTCGTATAAATTTCTTGGAGTAAGAATTCCCTCTGTTAGTAAATTTGCCATAAggattttacttcaaaaataacgAAAGCTCTTAAAAATAGATTAAGcatcattattaatgaaaaacaaagattatttataaatattaagtcaCATTTCACTTTTGactaaagaataataaaaaaccTTACCATTGTATGTTATTTTCTAACAGCTTCAAAATTCTTGTATGTCTCACTAATGTTTTATCTATCACTGGAGACTTCACAACTTCTCTAGTACAGAAACCTTTAATGCTTTAAATCTATAGCCTAAgaatatatataaggaaatatataGGGCATGTGGAATGATAAAATAATGCCATGAAAATAGCggcagtaaaatgaaaatttattgccTGCCCAAATCCGAAATTCAGTCAGAGATGAagtggcaaataaaatttttgcctGAATATGACATTTTAGGAacagataagataaaaaaaagacctaaaataaatatcataattcattTCACAAATACCCGGAAATTACTAATACAGTAATGCAAGCATTGAACAATGTATATCATttggcattattttatttttaagatattttatttaactccTGATAAAACATGCCAAACTAAGTGTGTAGCACGTGCAGAATGTAAACAGGAAGCACCAGCTCTATTGTGACAGATTTTTCAAGTAATAATGTTTATATACTGGCATTCTGTCTGCAGACTGAGTGCATGCAATGTACAAGGAAAAATATACctttaaaatttagttacattttcgtttaaatattaataaaatttttgaattttacctATGTTAATTTCTGATGCTTATTctcaaataacacaaaaattcCCTTTATTCTAGattaagattcaataaaataatatttctattcccACCAGTTATAAcagttgtttttctaattttaagatttttttaaaattgttcaaggCTTATTGTACAGAAATGTGTTTCTTTAATTACCCAATTTATACAAATGCACATAGCAAAAATATCAAGAGGTTATTGctactatataataaaaaatgaaatttagaaagaacATATGCCTACGAAATGTCTTCATGCTATAATATAACagtctatttttatcttttttaattgaatatatcaaATCGGATATATAGAAATCAATAtcacatttatattcaaaaacgCGTTGATGTTATGTGATTTTGAAACCTAATGCATAGTTAGAATAAACAAAGaatgaacttttaatttgttaaatgcaCTTAAATGCCACAGGCAAAATAACAGTccaagtgaaatttattttgttctgagGAAATAATACATAACaatctctatatttttttcaatttattaggTAGCTATACGAAGTATCTCATCATAGATATCACTCTAAGTGCATAGATATCACTCTATACACGGAAATTGAAAGGAAGATGAGTATGGGATATTTGTTTGTGTGTTTATGATATCTGTAATGTGTTTAAATACAAGACCATTAATTTAACagtaagtatttaaataaaaaagatattggtactaataaatctttagaaaataaacaacGGATCTTGGAGATAACTTTAATTATTCATGTATAAACTAAAAATacactgattttaaaataattaacgttttaatttctcttttaattgaaataaaatttttgctttttcccAAAAGGattaaaatgtacagaaataaatatcaattaaaaaaaatcacatctgttagaattattttttaaaaaatttaaccttttgtaaaaagtgaaaaatataaaatatcagttgtttaaaaatcttattaagtaattttttttaattgtccaaatttgcaaaatgaattattaaaacatgtttcttttcttatttttttttatttatttatattttcaaatgatatctaaatgttattttttttcaaagaaaaaaggtgaaaatatatttgaaattgttcTTTTGAGTCAGTTAGTTTACATTTTTTGGCCGATGTATTTAAACatttaccacttttttttttcattttaagataattttgaaaagttttcaaaattagaatgcTTATTTAAGATGCTGGTGAATTAAATTGTAGAACTTCATTTGTAAGAAAGTCATACTCTtagtattttttcatatatatgtgAAAAAGTGTTTCCTTTTTCTCTATCTTATAATTGTTAAACAAAATGAGTTGAACAGAAGAATGAACATTTTGCATGCAATTGAGTTTCTACTTTCTATGTCTTAACTAACTTCtgacatttattaattgtattgttTGATTCTAAAATACTTCTTTGTGATTCAGTAAAATCTATTACatgtatacaattttattttctagttgtTTGTTTAAAGTTGcaaaagttaaggaaaaaagAAACAGTTATAAATAATGCAAGTAATGATCAAGTTGAAGTAGTGATTGTTCTAGGGATGGATAACCTGGATATTTGTCGAGACTCCGAACTTCCATTTTGACTGTGAATATATTTAGAATACTGATACGTTAAAACGCTCAAATGATTGAAACTTATACATATCAATACATGTTTAGTTAAATTATCAAAACTGCCATAACTGAGTATTATATACATCTCatggataaaatgaaaatttcaaaatcaaatttaaattattgctataTCACAATATTTAAAGATTCTAAGTATATGATGTATTAGATGGTGattctagtttttaaatattcataccgGCAGTCTATATATAATGTCGTATCCTGTGGGCAAACTATTGTAAAGGAAATCGAATACGTACAGGGATTGTCAAGGAAAAATATGTGTATTCTTGGAGAGTTAATTTCTACgtaaatttttatagtatatgaatTTTTCTCATTTGGGAATAAGTTTTATCAGACTGACTGGTATGCTTATTTCATTTTACCAAATTAGGATTTTTCTGCGAATGTCTCGGTTGTAGTTCCATTGCCTTACAAAGAGTAAGGTAAGAACATCGTGGAAACTTTAAAAGACTATGAAATTTCCAAAACCCATGGTAGAAATAAATCgtagataaaattttttcaacactatAAATAATGCtgctcaaaatattattaataccgAAACACTCCGCTGGAACTAAATACTTCTAAGTACTGTAGAAAtcataaaaatgctttcttaaataTCGTAGTCTTTTCAAAACAAAGTCGAAAACTTATATGAgtataaaaatgacaattatattaaaaatagctaaattGTTATCTGAATTTCATTCCATTATGGGGGAAAACATTTGTTCATTGATATAGTAAAACAAAAAGTTCTGAtcttttatttttcgataaaGCAAAAAGAGGAGGTGAAAGCTCGTTCATTATCTGGAGAAAAAAATGTACAACGATATGACAGAATTAAGGCTTCAaagtatgaaatttcatattattgattaaataaaaaattcaaataattttccataCTTTTAGATTGTACTCTTGACAATAATAAGGCAGTACAAATGACCTTTGTAGTCAAACATGATGTTTTTATCAATGAATTAGTTGCcacaaaaactgaaataaaattgataaaatttgttggGCTACCTACCAATTGCAAGGTCCACAGTGAATCAAATGTCCGAAATTAAAACTGGAGAGCTTCATAACTGGTGTTTGAATTTATAAGTTACCAGagggtaaaaataaaacaaagaatttaatatgAAGGACGATTAAGGGGAAGTGCAATCTAGAACTAAACAAGCATTCGCTCTTAAtctgtttattaatgatatatcgAAAGCATCCTTAAGAGCCCTAATTTCTTAACATGATCAAAAAGTATATTCATCACTTTCTTTACAATGGGCaatgcttttaaaatactttcagaaatttaCTTTGAAACCATTGAGTGATATATGAGAGAAAAGAACAAGTAccttaaatcctttaaaattcaGTATGGAATATGTATACAGCGTCTTGCTAAGTATTAATGAAATCCCagaaaattaataagttattagataatttattaagATACGAggctaattaaaaattcgaaaaaagaaaccccaggtgcacattcccaacctccaaggtatacatgtaccaaatttggtagctgtatgtcaaacggtctggcctgtagagcaccaacacacacacacattgagctttattataagtatagatatagataacaatcatctaaatgaactaaaagttgccatatttatatttgttttttcgcATCTTGTATTTTAGTTTAAGCCAAAGTGTGGTGGaacgtaataaaataaataagctagTGTATTTAACAcgagattaaattattatataaaataaaatctcaaaataaatttataattaaaagaaattacattaattatgataaaaaataatttcatttcatttttttgaagtatttaataaagataggtattttttttttcctttttttattctttaatcttcGTGCacatgtgaattttattttttcagatgtcGAGTCATTCATTGTGAATAAAAATCTCATGTGAACTAAAAACTGTATAATTACATTCGTATTCGGCAAGTTTTCTCATGACCAGAATTATAACAAATACTGAAATATCCTCATATCTCtccatgtttataatttaaaatgtttcttttctaattatattttggaTGAGAGAACATTGGTCAAAGTAAccttttttgtttaatgaataaGTTATCcattcacataaaaataatgatgattattatttagtttcttttcattttatcatatattttttaatttaaaagcaatatctTACGATAATTATAACCAGAATATTTTACAGGCATGTATGGAAAAATAAACAGTCTATTTAAGCATTATccaatattacaaaatacaattttcatcattgtttattgtttttaactgCCATATTtggataataaatgaaaaattatgtaattttttatagaaaaatttaatttaatgaacctTTTAGAAGACATTGTTTTATGGCTCTTGTAACTCGTTTCTAAACTCCAAGCCAAAATGGAAATCTATAACGCAATTTAATTCAGTTCTTTGTTGTTtgtacaactttttaaaaatattttctgcagcCAAagacttgaaatttaattttatttaaattaaatagcaagaaaagtaatatcgtaaaataatttctatcatttTAGATCGAAACATtatgaaacatataaatttataatagcaatgcttttgagaaaaagaagaatttcttattttatatttaaaatttttttccataattcatcaAGCTCTCGGcataattgttattatatttaaatataaaaaaaattatatatgcttcttgtaaaaattaaaaattatcctagaatttatgctaaatttttacgttctctttaattttaattaaatttaaagagaatttatgcatacattttttacatttttatttcgaattattttaaagtaatttaacatCCAAAGctcaattattacttttaatgaatttgcaaatttgataTGTCACCTTTTTACCAGCAAGGAAAAGTAACTCTTTAATTTGTTGttaattctaaaatgatttttttttcaataatactaaCTGAAACTCTTCATAAGCGTGTTGATATTCAAAGGTATACATTAAGGAAATCAGACACATTTctgaagaaataatatattttcatggaTTCTTAGACAAATCTAATCATAAAAATGCTCACAGATACAGTCGCCAAGGATGTTAAATCAAATTAAGCCGCACATTACAATGttcaatataaaatcaaataatgctTCTAAATAGGAAATATGGAAAGTTTATGAATagttatttcattacaaaatggtCGTCAATGCAGCATAACATGTAAAAGGAAACAGCCTCACTAGTTTTACTCGATTAGAAATATGATTTATCATATTATGataaagcatattttgattttgaatttttaattagcaatgaATGTATCAAAACAAATCTATATGATACATGGTTATATAATAATACGATACTTttctaaagaaaacaatttttagcaatattatatttaaacactttttttaaataaaaaaatcagactgtatcatcatttttaatatacaaaatttatagt comes from Argiope bruennichi chromosome 2, qqArgBrue1.1, whole genome shotgun sequence and encodes:
- the LOC129956993 gene encoding uncharacterized protein LOC129956993: MKYFPRIKKMQTYRIASFFSVCLIASCVLTKGDPNEEVAQIVNCVSMSGDQQLCDGILHCNDKLSEPYQNAYNECVKRYLPNGIGRCDENSELYYSEEKRKQIYGCIQNKVSNVKLTDEQEQQMDDFEKCVHDLGKKAGCNS